The Bryobacteraceae bacterium genomic sequence ACGCCGGCGCCGATCCCAACACGGCGCTGCCGGGCGGCGAAACCGTGCTGATGACCGCGGCGCGCACCGGCCGCCTCGACGCAGTGAAGACGCTCATCGCGCATGGCGCCGATGTAAAAGCCAAGGAAGAACAGCGCGGCCAGACCGCCGTGATGTGGGCGGCGGCAGAAGGCCACGCTTCCGTCGCCGCCGAATTGATCGAACACGGCGCCGATTTTCGCGAGCGCCTCGAATCCGGCTTCAATGCGTTCCTCCTCGCGGTTCGAAGCGGCCACACCGAAGCCGTCGACACGCTGCTCGCCTCCGGCGCCAACGTCAACGAAGAGATCGACAACCCCAACTGGCAGGGCCGCCGTCCGCGGCTCATGAAGGGTCCGCGCGCCGGGACCAGCGCGCTCGTGCTGGCGACGCTCAACGGACATTTCGAGCTGGCGGCGCATCTGCTCGACAAGGGCGCCGATCCAAACTCGGACACCTCGGGCTGGACCGCGCTCCACGCCATTACGGGTGTCCGCAAGCCCGGCGGCGGCGACAACGATCCGGCCCCCTACGGTTCCGGCGAGATGACCAGCCTCGGGCTGATCCGGAAGCTGGCGGCCAAGGGCGCGAACCTGAACGCACGGATGACGAAGAAGATCAACGTCGGTCTGACGAGTTTGAATACGCTCGGCGCGACCCCCTTCTTCCTGGCGGCGCGATCGGCGGATTCCGAGATGATGCTGTTGCTCGCCGAACTCGGAGCAGATCCGTTGCTCACCAACGAGGACGGGTCCACGCCGTTGATCGCCGCCGCCGGACTCGGCACGCGGTCGCCCGGCGAGGACGCAGGCACGGAAGACGAAGCGATCGCGGCGTGCAAGGTCGCGCTCGACCTCGGCAACAATATCGACGCCGTGGATGCGAACGGAGAGACGGCGATGCATGGAGCGGCGTACAAGAATCTCCCCGGCGTGGTGGAGTACCTGGCAAGCCGCGGGGCCGACATCAAAGTCTGGAACCGCCCGAACAAGCGGGGCTGGACGCCGCTCGTGATCGCCGTCGGTTATCGATTCGGGAACTTCAAGCCCTCGCCGGTCACGGTGGCCGCCTTCCACAAGGCGATGCGCGCCGCCGGGGTGGAGCCGCCGGCCAACGTAGACGCCAAGGGGCTCAGCGACTACCGCTAGTGCAGACACCGCCCAAGGCCAAGATCACGTCCTCGGTGATGGTGTGGACGCTCACCGGATCATTCGAAGA encodes the following:
- a CDS encoding ankyrin repeat domain-containing protein, with amino-acid sequence MRTAIITLALGSAAFAAPATNETPRDSSTPLHWAVYRDDIDATRKLIAEGASVKTANRYGVTPLSLAALNGNRAMVDLLLDAGADPNTALPGGETVLMTAARTGRLDAVKTLIAHGADVKAKEEQRGQTAVMWAAAEGHASVAAELIEHGADFRERLESGFNAFLLAVRSGHTEAVDTLLASGANVNEEIDNPNWQGRRPRLMKGPRAGTSALVLATLNGHFELAAHLLDKGADPNSDTSGWTALHAITGVRKPGGGDNDPAPYGSGEMTSLGLIRKLAAKGANLNARMTKKINVGLTSLNTLGATPFFLAARSADSEMMLLLAELGADPLLTNEDGSTPLIAAAGLGTRSPGEDAGTEDEAIAACKVALDLGNNIDAVDANGETAMHGAAYKNLPGVVEYLASRGADIKVWNRPNKRGWTPLVIAVGYRFGNFKPSPVTVAAFHKAMRAAGVEPPANVDAKGLSDYR